From Toxotes jaculatrix isolate fToxJac2 chromosome 7, fToxJac2.pri, whole genome shotgun sequence:
TCATATGAGTAACGGTGATCAACACACTCGTgagcacacataaacacacacccacactcctATTGTCTGGGCTAGGTATTAGTACAGTTAAGACCACCCACCTCTCCCTCTGATCTAAGAGCATGGAGAGGAACAATTGAGCTATTCATGTAATCTTGTATTTAAGTGAGATTTAGAAGGGGACAGTGTGAATTTAAGATCCCAAGCACACATCAGGTTTTGGGACTTGGGCTGGTAATCAAAAAGGTCTCAATGGTAAACCCCAACGGCAAAAAGTGAGTCATTAGCCGCACGGCAAAGTCCGGAAATCATCTTTTCAGGTTGGTCCTCAAACAAGGAAACCTGCTGTTTTCTCACTGCAGTGGGCTTGCGCTTTCTTTACTTGAGGGCAGATTATTGTCTGTAATAGAGCTGCTCCCTCCATGAGGAAAAACgcattatttattgttttaaaatctGCAGAGACGTGGAGCATGCCCTGGCACAATGACTGCTGGAgggcagaaaaataaatatgtccGCGTGTTTGAAACACTGGCAGGAAAAGCACCGGGCACAAGCTGACCAGGGACTCATacacttaaaacacaaacacacacatgcaggagcAATGAGGTAAAAATGAAGTAATGACCACTCAACCTTTACTCATGGGGAGCCACTGTGGATATGTACTAAGAAAGAATATTGCAAATGGAGTTGAACACCATGCTCACATAGTTACACACGATTAATCAGTTGCATATACCTGCTTTATCTTTTCCTTTCCTAGCCCAACAGATCTCACCATTGAATTTTACCACTGGTGTAAAAACTGCTTCACTTTCTGTTATTGCCATTTAAGATAACCTGGTCACAATACTGGCCAGTACAAGCAAGCAGGTAATATGTCCCAGTGGAGCCGTAGAGCTGGTTCACACAGCAGGACTGCGGTGGAACGGCTGGGGGGAGACAACATCCAGTCAGACAATGAGGGGAAAAGTGTGACAGTGCCTCGGCCAGGGGTGAAATATGGCAGCTGAGGGGACAAACATGAGGGAGGGTTTTTggtgagaagaaaagagaggagatgaggaagatgagggCAGCGACAAGAGATGGTGGGAGAAGGCACCGAagggaggaaaactgaagggagcggagggaggaaaaagggcTGATCTATTGTCTGCTGCCTGCAGCCTGGTGCGAgaatggaggaggagctgggttCTCTAGCCCTCACTGACCTCTGGCTTAGGAGAACAGCTTTTAGTCTTCACACAAAAGAAGAGGTATCACATAGATTGGGGCTGAAGCTGGTGGCAAAGATGCATCTGGTTGGCTTCTGCTAACCTTTAATCCTATTTTAAGGGTTTTTAAGGGTTTGCAGCTATATTTCTGCTGCAGCATACAGCAAGGTTTAAATCAAGTAAGGCAACTAACGATTCTGACATTATAGTTTGATCTGcaggttattttctcagttaatcatttggtctatTAAATCTTAGAGAATAGTGAAAAAGTTTGTCTTTGaatgtttgcttgttttattcTAACTGTCTGAACCACAAAGATATTCAGTCTGCAATCACATAAGACAACAACAGTAGAAAATCTTCacaactgagaagctggaaaaggGGAATTTGTGATTCTAGCTAcagaatcattaaaaaaaaaacagacacacatgaaaagCAATCTTTTGTTCAGACAAAAGCAGTCATTTTTACTTGCCTCAATCAGGATTCCAGTTTAAACCAGCTGTGTACTATGGTCTatgttcaacaaaaaaacaaccagtaAAGCAGTTTGAGACTAAAGCCCCACACAGGATATGACTGTAAGGTCCCAGACTGAGAGGATCAGCCCCTCAATATACCCTCCTCAGGGCAACTTATGAGCTAGTGACTTCAGAGACCCCGGTGAGGGGAAATTGGCATtagagcaaattaaaaaaaaaaaggaggacacAAAGGGGCAGATGAAGAAAGTAAGAGGCAGCTGAGTAAGGCACTACCAGCAGGGGAAGGACTGGGAGACTGGCGAGCAGAACTAAGGGGGATGAAATCTGAACGATGGGAAGTTTGCTCACTTTGTCTATGAGCCTGAGCTGGAGAGGGCAGCAGGTTCTGTCTTGTCAGTGGAACAGGCTTGACACATTGCAGGAAACTTTTATTGTTCTGTACAAGCTGCTTCCCCCTAATAATAAGAGAAAGGACTGGACAAGTTTTGAGAGGAGGGTCTTATTTACTGAGAAACAAATGGCTCAAAACGGTGAGAAAGTGccctgcaaaaaaacaaactaataaatACTGTGGGAGAAACGCTGGGGGTTATCAATCATCCTCCAGCACTCAGCATTCTGGCAGGTTCTTGGCTGCTGGTGCTCTGACCTCAAAGGAAGGTCTGGTGCTCCTGTACACTGTACGGGACTGTATGGCAGGAATCAGGCACGTAAACCTAAGAGCCACTTCAACTAATCTGATTGAACCAACAAATACGCGAGCCAGATATATTTGTTCTCTTTAGAAACACTTAGAAAGATGAATGGGAATTACAATGACACGTCATGTTGAAAATGACTAGAAAACAGATTACTGGAATAAATCAGTAAaggcaggaaataaaaacagcacactTACAGTAGCTGCAATTGTCTGATTATTCTGAAGGTACCTGAAACAGTCAAGTCAGTAATCTGATGCCCcccccatgttttttttataacccTGGCATAATTTAAATATCAATATGTCATAACCTACTGTTCAGCTGTGATAAACAACTGGCCTGCTGGTTAAACTTTTTACTTTATACAAGGTACAGTATCAGATCTACTAATAGCCAAGAAGAGTTAAATGGAGGGCAACTTGATTTAACTTGGTTGTAGATCTTGAAAATTTTTCACCTACATACAAGTCAGTCCAGTAGTCCTCGATTCAACTGTTCTTGGACAGCCATGATCTGGAttactgagaatcttcacagacatctaCAAATAGTGATCTTCCTTTTCCACCAAGTGTGTCTTAATCTCCTTTTTAACGAAGGACAACATACTTCTGATGTACATGACATaatctgtaaaactgaaactttCATGGGCACAGAAGCACTAACGCGGTACAATTATTTTTACAAACTGAGATGAAGATAAAAGTTGTGTATGCCCAAAATGTAACCAAACAAGCGATAGTAGGAATAACAAGCCCTCCTTAGGGAAACCTAATGTCATTTCTAAATGTGGGGCAGATAGCTCAATTAACCCTCTGTATTTCCTGACAATAATGGCTTGTCCAGGAACTCACTATAATTGGATACAAACTAAATGTGGACGTGTCTTTTAATGTGCGCCCAATACTTCTAAGAAATAACGTGTTCATCATTGCTTGAATTAACGTACTTATGGACTCGGATACGTGTGTGTGGgcctgtgtgcatgcatttgtccATTTTTGTTAAAGTCGGCAGCTAATTGCTCCTAAGTGTGGAGTGGGAAATGTCTGTTAAGGGAACACTTAGTGGAGCATGTGAACAAACTTTGCAGGACAGATAGCGCTGTAGACAGTTCAGCAGCAAAGAGGTCAGATCAGAGTGATACTGCCGCACTATTATTTCCCTCTCCGCTGCTACTGGCTACGCTTTCACAGTTATTTGATGTCTCACAGCgaactgaatgaaaagaaatacatgaacaaaatcaaacaaaagttATGCCAAAACTCTAATCAAGACAGCTGACCCAGCTGCATGCTGCCAGGTGGATCACAAAGCCAACAAGCTTCGGGGGTTTTCTGTAATTTGGGGCGGGGGTCTGCGCTGGCAGGAAACATGGTTTTGTTCATCTAAAGTGCCAGAGGAACACTCAGAAGGTTTGAGGAAggtcaaaacacaaaacaacactgcaGAGTACAATTCAGCTGGTAGGTCCCTTAAGGACAACACAGTGGAGGAATTTCACCTTTGATGCAGGAGCAACTTGTGTACTGCACTTATGTACTGCAATCACTGAACGCTCAGATGTTCATACTGTGACAACGGTTAGATCCTGTTGTCTTAGGAAATACAAGAAGAAAAGCGTGTGTCCTAAATGCCTGAACTGTGACCCCTTTTTTCCTTAGATGCTGCATCAGCGATTTTAGGTAATCTGACTGTGGGAGCTTTGAACAAAACAGACTTCCAGCGCTGGACTCCAGTCAGCCGACCATCTCGGGTCTGCCAGACCACCGGCTCCGAGACCTGAATGAGAGGCAGGTGGGAGGTCTGGGCATGCAGGGCCAAGTGGGGAGACAGGCTGACTTccaattaaaaacacagtgaagtgGGCTGAGATGAAAAAGTAACCTGAAACTAAAGCCCCACCAACTCCCCACACATTTCTGAACTAGGACTGCAGAGCCATTATCAGTTAGTCTAATTACTTTCTCAAATAATTTACCtgcctgtaaaatgtcagagaacAATAAAGAAATCCCAACACAACTACCTAGAAAAACCCAAAGACACTCAATTTCtaatattatataaaatacagaaaactgacaattgaCAATTTGTTTCAGCACAGAGCTGGCATGGCAATCTACAGCACTGCAGATTGTTTAAATTCACCTTTAAAAgtattaaagtattttttacTTGCCGCCACAAGTAATGACAACTAAAGGAATACTGACTCCGTATTAGAGAGTAGAGTAGAAACACaaaaagggagaggaaaggagaggaaaggagaagtgTAACACAGAAGGAGGAAAATCGTATAAACTCATCTTGCATGTGAGAGGTTATCAGCTGAACATGTTGCTGtgagaggggtgtgtgtgtgtgtgttgtattgtaCTACTCTGTCCTTCCCCCTCTGGACAGCAGGAAGCTAAGGAGcgtgcaggcaggcagacactTGGGTCGGCTCCAAAGGGAAGTATCTGGGATGGGTTGAGACTGGATGAGATGTGCTCCGTCTATATTATATACAATACTCTTTTCCTATGTCTGTCCTTCCTACTGTTTCCTCTCTTATGCTGTCCCTCCCTGTGCTTTTGAACAATCTGCCAGTATCATCTAAAACACAAGAATGTAAGCCATTCATCACTGCAACTACATGGGGAAGTGCACGTGTGCtttatcacacaaacacagagatgtcTAACACACCAGGCTGCCAATAAGGGTGGATAAGTGATTTTGCTATTATTAGCGTATTATTCAATGATCTGCCTTCTAATGGATAAACCATAGACCGGCAGAtgggataaaaacaaacacatcctgACAATAAGTGCTTAGAtattccagttttttttccttgagcTAAGAATAAAATGAAGGGGAAAGATGACAACATAGActctataaaaaaaatagtgtacacttgtatgtatgtgtgtgtgtgtgtgtgtgtgtacatcaaaTTCACCCTTCTCTTCAGGCGATCCCTCTCCCTCAGTGTCAGCGTGTCAGCCTTGGCAATGACAGGGACTATGTTGACTTTGCTGTGGATGGCCTTCATAAACTCCACATCCAGAGGCTTTAgactgggaaagaaaaagaaagaggtgaaggaggacaagaagaagaaacaactAAACATTAGACAAGCCAATTGGATTGTGCAATAAAATTATATGATAGCAATGGGAGACAAAGCAGAacttaaaaagataaaatgtaTATGTGTGAATAAGTACAGTTCATACTCAGTACTTCTCTCTTCATcacatcaaaatatttttttctgctcaccagAAACACATGCTACTTCAGCAAAGACAGTAGCCACTACTAGATACAAAATGCTTATGGTGTAAAACTAGCTAACAGCTTTACTGGCAAGTGAGAGATGCCTTATTTTGCAAGAGCCAAAATAAGGCAGCTTTACTGGGAAGTGAGAGATGCCTTATTTTGCAAGAGCCAAAATAAGGAAGTTCTGCCCCAAGTTTTGTTCCCCCAAATGTCTGCTTGGTGGTACAGTGTGGTTAATGTGAACATGCCTTGCACTAATTTAAATAATACACCAAAATTAAGGCCAAATACtaaatgactttattttttgGCATGTTTCACAGTGGAAATTATTAAGTATATTTTCCAGTCTCTTTATCCCAGGTAATCCAGGATATACGGGTTTATTCTACCCACAAAACATGACTGAAGTGTTGAAATGCACATAACGaatgtcacatttcatttcgTGATGCCTGAATAAGTCAAATGGGGAAGGTAAACATCAAGCTCAGCTCACAGTTGGTGCCAGTACAAGTGCGTGTTTATTTGTTTACCCATGTCCAAATGGAGATATGAAGTAGAAGCAGCAGTGCACCCTGTTGTCCACTATGTGTCTTCGGTTCAGCCCGCTCTCATCGTGGAGGTATCGTTCAAACTGATTGTCAATGTACTGGATGATGGTCTTGAagctgagagaggcagaggcaaaCATAGAAACAGACATAAGCCCCCTTAATCACACAAAATAACCACATAAACACTATTCTACTTTTCCACTTAGCTCTGGTCTCTGTTCAGGTCAAGAGCCTCTAATGCACCATGTGTGTATTCCTTAAATGCAATTGCAAATGCAATATTTGAACATTTATAATCTAAACATTGAGTAGGCAACAGTGAACAAATTCTACAGAGAGAATGCAAAGGGGAAGTGACTATTTTACTGTTACTTCAtctcttttgctgttgtttcctgttttgtagCCTTCAAAGGAGAGCACATTGGTCCAGCAGTGTAAAAATATAGCTATACCAGCACAATCTACAGGAAATAGATCTTGAACAAGGAGGGTACTTTGACACCACTGGCATGATGATGCCACACAAGCAAGAACAcgtgacaacacacacagtttaacgAAATCTAGACATAGTgaaggcagagggaggagaggtaGGAAATAGGGAGTTTGGGAAGAAACTTGAGAAAGGGAGTAGCTGAGTACAGGAGGGAAGGATGAGACAGAATACTGGACAGGAAACAAGTCCCAGGTTGTTATCACTCCTCACTCCTccacagtacacaaacacaccagtcCTGGCTGTTGATGGCATCGCCGTATCCAGGGGTGTCGACCACAGTGAGGCGAAGCTTCACCCCTCTCTCCTCGATCTCCACAGTTGATGCCTCAATCTGCACCGTCCTCTCAATCTTCTCTGTGGAGTGTGAGTATAAAAGTAAGTGATAGTTGCATAACAGGGGAGACACCCAAGTACCCAAGTGGATTCATAACAGTGAAATCCAAAATTATTGCCTGAGTAACGCACTTAAAAAGCTGTGGCTTCAACAAGGTGGATACgccttttaaaaatgaaatcatgGGTTTTGTCCTCTAAAaagactttgtgttttcttatttgcACAAACTGCCCAGGGAGGGCCTGGATAATTGTTTTCAAACCAGAACAAGTCCTAATCTAAGTCAAGTCATAAGAAGGGCTGGGTCATATTTTGAGACTAAGGCATTCCCAGCATTCCTCTTGAAATACTGCTCTGCTGGAGACACTGCAGCAGACATTTCTAAATTATTGCGGTGTGCATATTTGTGTATAtccgtgcatgtgtgtgtgtgtgtgtgtgtactggggAGTATACCTGCGGCACCAGGGATGTAGCGTTCAGGGTAGAGATCAGTGAGAAACAGACTGTTTATAAGTGTCGATTTGCCCAAACCAGACTCGCCTGGAAACCaaaaagaatggaaaataaagctttttttttctcaaaagaaATCATACATCTGTCCAAAGTCAACACTGAGTGAGAGTGAGCACTTACCTACAACCATTAGGGTAAATTCAAACCcctttttcactgattttcggTGCACTTGGTTTGGGAGGTTGGCGAACCCTACATAACCTGCTGCATCTGGGAACTGCAGAgcacaaaaaagacaaatgaaggTCAGAAATAACAAATAAGGAAATACTAAACTATTAAGAAAAATATGCAGTGACTCAAAATAAGAGGCATCGTAATTATGTAATTTACCATGATTTCCTACATTTCACTCCTTGTTCCTTTAACTCAGTAAATACGCTAACC
This genomic window contains:
- the zgc:63587 gene encoding septin-2, with amino-acid sequence MSQSGEKGKFPDAAGYVGFANLPNQVHRKSVKKGFEFTLMVVGESGLGKSTLINSLFLTDLYPERYIPGAAEKIERTVQIEASTVEIEERGVKLRLTVVDTPGYGDAINSQDCFKTIIQYIDNQFERYLHDESGLNRRHIVDNRVHCCFYFISPFGHGLKPLDVEFMKAIHSKVNIVPVIAKADTLTLRERDRLKRRILDEIAEHGIKIYQLPDADSDEDEEFKEQTRVLKASIPFAVIGSNQLIEVKGKKIRGRLYPWGVVEVENPEHNDFLKLRTMLVTHMQDLQEVTQDLHYENFRSERLKRAGRAVDEDVVDKDQILLQKEAELRRMQEMIAQMQAQMKMKSDE